The proteins below are encoded in one region of Rana temporaria chromosome 2, aRanTem1.1, whole genome shotgun sequence:
- the LOC120928501 gene encoding odorant receptor 131-2-like — MTNISDIQRNISQVAGTSSVDIMRYTLLGITLASFVFFFYFVAVMLSVGFTSTVARQEVRYILFTHMLVNDLVYLLLTLLMFLTNIFPSKFPASLCYIMVLMTSTTLKITPYNLAIMSLERYIAICFPLRHKEICTLHRMGIAIAIIWAIGFLPNVADCFVLIMSVEQRFFSQDILCSRNVFIVISVQNTIRLASHALTFSLVGLIIIFTYIKITLVAFRVDSNKSSTSKARRTVMLHALQLLLCMMTYSYSIIDILLKGYNTLLPIINFFFFTCLPRFLGLFIYGIRDKLFRKQFKKFTCCSPK, encoded by the coding sequence ATGACAAACATCTCAGATATCCAGCGAAATATATCCCAAGTAGCCGGCACAAGCAGTGTTGACATTATGAGGTATACCTTACTCGGAATAACGCTAGCAAGTTTTGTATTCTTCTTCTATTTTGTGGCAGTTATGCTAAGTGTCGGCTTCACCAGCACTGTTGCTCGTCAAGAAGTCCGCTACATTTTGTTCACCCACATGCTTGTTAATGACTTGGTCTATCTTCTCCTTACCCTGTTAATGTTCTTAACTAACATTTTTCCCAGCAAGTTTCCTGCATCATTGTGCTACATTATGGTCCTCATGACCTCCACCACTCTGAAGATCACTCCCTACAACCTGGCCATCATGTCTTTGGAACGCTATATTGCCATATGCTTTCCACTACGACACAAAGAGATCTGCACTTTACATAGAATGGGCATTGCTATTGCAATTATTTGGGCTATTGGATTCTTGCCAAATGTCGCTGATTGCTTTGTTCTCATTATGTCGGTTGAACAAAGATTTTTCTCTCAGGATATTCTTTGCAGTCGGAATGTGTTCATTGTCATATCTGTCCAAAATACCATAAGACTAGCCAGCCATGCTTTAACTTTTTCCTTGGTGGGGCTCATAATCATCTTTACATACATCAAAATCACGCTTGTGGCCTTCAGGGTTGACTCGAATAAGTCGTCTACCTCCAAAGCTAGAAGAACGGTCATGCTCCATGCATTACAGCTCCTGCTATGTATGATGACTTACAGCTACAGCATCATTGACATTCTCCTTAAAGGTTATAATACCTTACTTCccatcatcaatttttttttcttcacatgttTGCCAAGGTTCCTCGGCCTTTTCATTTATGGGATTAGAGATAAGCTCTTTCGCAAGCAGTTTAAAAAATTTACTTGTTGTAGTCCAAAATAG